One part of the Podarcis muralis chromosome 3, rPodMur119.hap1.1, whole genome shotgun sequence genome encodes these proteins:
- the BMP2 gene encoding bone morphogenetic protein 2 has product MTMVARTCSLLALLLYHILLGGSASLIPEVADRRRFSGDLGRVTPLQLSEGILREFELRLLNMFGLTRRPTPSKDIIIPPYMLELYHLHTSQKPTTMDYNLERAASRANTVRSFHHEETLEELPERSGKTSRRFFFNLTSIPEGEFITSAELHVFREHIQDAFESNGSSYHRINIYEIVKPEREASQDPITRLLDTRLVHRNASKWETFDVTPAIMRWIAHGQPNHGFVVEVAHLDPRESTASKRHVRISRSLHQDDASWSRIRPLLVTFGHDGKGHPLHKREKRQAKRKHNKRKSNCKRHDLYVDFNDVGWNDWIVAPPGYSAFYCHGDCPFPLADHLNSTNHAIVQTLVNSVNPKIPKACCVPTELSPISMLYLDENEKVVLKNYQDMVVEGCGCR; this is encoded by the exons ATGACCATGGTTGCCAGGACCTGCTCTCTACTAGCACTGCTGCTTTATCACATACTGCTGGGTGGTTCGGCCAGCCTCATCCCGGAGGTGGCCGACAGGAGAAGGTTCAGCGGAGACTTGGGCCGTGTCACTCCCCTGCAACTCTCTGAAGGGATCCTGCGCGAGTTTGAACTGCGCCTGCTCAATATGTTTGGGCTCACGCGGCGGCCCACCCCAAGCAAGGACATCATCATCCCTCCCTATATGTTGGAGCTCTACCATCTGCACACCAGCCAGAAGCCAACAACCATGGACTATAACCTGGAGAGAGCTGCCAGCAGGGCCAATACTGTCAGGAGCTTTCACCATGAAG AAACACTAGAAGAACTTCCAGAAAGAAGTGGGAAAACATCTCGTCGCTTCTTCTTCAACTTAACTTCCATCCCTGAGGGGGAGTTCATCACTTCAGCTGAGCTTCACGTTTTTCGGGAGCACATTCAAGACGCTTTTGAGAGCAATGGCAGCTCTTACCACCGTATTAATATTTATGAAATCGTCAAGCCCGAGAGAGAGGCCTCCCAGGACCCCATCACGAGACTTTTGGACACGCGCTTGGTGCATCGTAACGCCAGCAAGTGGGAAACGTTTGATGTGACGCCGGCTATCATGCGGTGGATTGCACATGGACAACCCAACCATGGTTTTGTGGTAGAAGTGGCTCACTTGGACCCCAGGGAGAGCACTGCCTCCAAGAGGCACGTCCGGATCAGCAGGTCTTTGCATCAGGACGATGCCAGCTGGTCTCGGATCAGGCCGTTGCTAGTGACCTTTGGGCACGACGGAAAGGGACACCCTCTCCACAAGAGAGAGAAGCGCCAGGCCAAGCGCAAGCACAACAAGCGCAAGTCCAATTGCAAACGGCACGATTTGTACGTGGACTTCAACGACGTGGGGTGGAATGACTGGATAGTGGCCCCGCCGGGCTATAGTGCCTTCTACTGCCACGGAGACTGCCCCTTCCCCTTGGCAGACCACCTGAACTCCACCAACCATGCCATTGTTCAGACTCTTGTCAATTCCGTCAACCCCAAAATCCCCAAAGCTTGCTGCGTGCCGACAGAACTGAGTCCCATCTCCATGCTCTACCTGGATGAGAACGAGAAGGTGGTACTAAAGAATTATCAAGACATGGTTGTGGAGGGCTGTGGTTGCCGCTGA